Proteins encoded by one window of Ulvibacter sp. MAR_2010_11:
- a CDS encoding metallophosphoesterase, translated as MHKKRIYALLFSIFLYSCASVDTQYFERGLITIKPSDREVEKTFYLVGDAGYSEIGGMSDGLKALQNYLKTENTVGNYALFLGDNIYPSGMPPEGHPDRIASEYRLDAQYNAVKDYDGQVFFIPGNHDWYSEGLIGLKREEQYFELKLKDRQVFQPTNGCPLKSISVTDNIQLIMIDTQWYLENWDVHPTINESCEIKSREKLFIEIETELEKHQNKTIVFAMHHPMFTNGTHGGYFNARKHLYPTQGNWPLPFLSSLVVQIRSQGGVSIQDRYNELYNNLMNELAAVAKNSDRLVFVSGHEHNLQYIERDGFKQVVSGSGSKGGGVSLGKDGLFATGSQGFAVLHVYKDGSSWIHYYGVGENYSPKLLYEKEIFSPIEHYNTTGLTTEFPQTTIAPIYKRDSLSESLFLKSVWGARYKEAYSTPVTSNVALLDTLYGGLEVIREGGQKEYRSLRLRDKKGNEYRMRALGKNSLDFSQKIVLDKTLEEAGSKIKTDIVAQPVFDIDFYTASHPYAPLAIPKMAAAVNIFYTNSQLFYVPKQKRLGNYNDTYGDELYLIAIDPTEQSEGEQTFMYPDDIETTDDILIKIRKGGDVFVDEENYITSRLFDMLIGDWDREPDHWRWAEYYNSYGKNVYVPIPRNRDDAFSSFDAKILDLGSSIFSGTRQRHVYNEDLSDLQWFNEEGIILDRALLERSGRSEWVAAAKLIQEKLTPEVIEDAFNSIPEAVRDTELQTIKEKLVARKEKLADIADRYYSLLANLQTVVGTDMDDYIEITRLADGNTSVRTFSLAEGSKGTLLTQRTYNHSETRELWIYGLAGNDVIEVNGTDDDLIYVRVIGGQGNDIFKINEGRRVKVYDYESKPSTVEINNKGSLIFSDLYELNTYDYRKQIDDDKRVGPAFGYNPDDGFRLGVQLIYTINSFKRNPFSKRHALTAGYYFDTSSFDLDYSGEFANSIGDLNLSIGARITSPNYVVNYFGYGNETGNPQNELGYEYNRLGLQTISANIGLLRNSSFGSFFKVQTKFDAITVNSSQNNLFQDFGKVIIDETNYFGTLEGVYSYRSFDNPLSPSRGMIFDLKLGVTDNLSDFSRVFGYLKSNISFYNALIKNEKLVLKTTVNSAFNFGNSFEFYQSVHAGANTGLRGYRERRFSGKSALVGSADIRYAFDEFRIELFPIQIGLYAGADLGKVWVPNQDSEKWHNSFGGGLWMNGQGGLGGTFSAFNSIEGMRYSFGLGFTF; from the coding sequence ATGCATAAAAAGAGAATATACGCTTTACTTTTTTCAATTTTTTTATACTCCTGCGCTTCCGTCGATACTCAATATTTCGAACGGGGTCTCATTACCATAAAACCTTCCGATAGAGAAGTTGAAAAAACTTTTTATCTCGTTGGAGATGCAGGATATTCTGAAATTGGGGGGATGAGCGACGGATTAAAAGCGCTTCAAAATTATTTAAAAACTGAAAACACCGTTGGGAACTACGCCTTGTTTTTAGGAGATAATATTTATCCGTCCGGAATGCCACCCGAAGGTCATCCCGACCGCATAGCATCCGAGTATCGCCTGGACGCTCAATACAATGCTGTTAAGGATTATGACGGACAAGTATTTTTTATTCCCGGGAATCACGACTGGTACAGCGAAGGCTTAATAGGATTAAAACGTGAGGAGCAGTATTTCGAATTGAAACTTAAGGATCGCCAGGTATTTCAGCCTACCAATGGCTGTCCGTTGAAAAGTATTTCGGTCACAGATAATATTCAACTTATTATGATTGATACTCAGTGGTATCTTGAAAACTGGGATGTTCACCCTACCATCAATGAATCTTGTGAAATTAAGTCCAGAGAAAAGCTTTTTATTGAGATCGAAACCGAACTTGAAAAACACCAAAATAAAACCATTGTCTTTGCCATGCACCACCCAATGTTTACCAACGGGACCCATGGCGGATATTTCAATGCTCGTAAGCATCTTTATCCTACACAAGGGAATTGGCCTTTGCCTTTTTTGTCTTCATTGGTAGTTCAAATTAGATCTCAGGGTGGAGTTTCTATTCAGGACAGATATAACGAACTGTATAATAATTTAATGAATGAGCTTGCTGCAGTAGCAAAAAACAGCGACCGATTGGTATTTGTTTCGGGACACGAACATAATCTGCAATACATTGAAAGAGACGGATTCAAACAGGTTGTGAGTGGTTCGGGATCGAAAGGCGGTGGAGTTTCCTTAGGTAAAGATGGTTTGTTTGCTACGGGTTCGCAAGGTTTTGCTGTATTACATGTTTATAAGGACGGTTCTTCCTGGATACACTATTACGGTGTCGGCGAAAATTACAGTCCAAAACTCTTGTATGAAAAGGAGATTTTTTCACCAATAGAACATTACAATACAACCGGGTTGACTACAGAGTTTCCTCAAACAACTATAGCTCCTATTTACAAAAGGGATAGTCTCAGCGAGTCTTTATTTTTGAAATCGGTGTGGGGAGCTCGATATAAAGAGGCTTATTCTACGCCGGTTACGTCCAACGTGGCACTTCTGGACACCTTGTATGGCGGTTTGGAAGTAATAAGAGAAGGTGGACAAAAGGAATATCGCTCTCTTCGTTTAAGAGATAAAAAGGGGAACGAATATCGCATGCGAGCCCTGGGAAAAAATTCATTGGATTTTTCGCAAAAAATCGTACTGGATAAGACTTTGGAAGAAGCCGGATCCAAGATTAAAACCGATATAGTCGCTCAGCCTGTATTCGATATTGACTTCTATACGGCCTCACATCCTTACGCTCCCTTGGCAATACCAAAAATGGCTGCCGCAGTAAATATCTTTTACACAAATTCACAATTGTTTTATGTGCCTAAACAGAAGCGATTGGGAAATTATAATGATACCTACGGAGACGAGTTGTATTTAATTGCCATTGACCCTACCGAGCAGAGTGAAGGAGAACAAACTTTTATGTATCCCGATGATATTGAAACCACAGACGATATTCTTATTAAAATTAGAAAGGGAGGCGATGTGTTCGTGGATGAAGAAAACTACATCACTTCACGATTGTTCGATATGCTTATAGGCGATTGGGACCGTGAGCCGGATCATTGGCGTTGGGCCGAATATTATAACAGTTATGGTAAAAACGTATATGTGCCTATTCCCCGAAACAGAGACGACGCCTTTTCGAGTTTTGATGCCAAAATTCTCGACTTGGGAAGCTCTATTTTTAGCGGAACTCGTCAGCGTCATGTGTACAACGAAGACCTAAGTGATTTGCAATGGTTCAATGAAGAGGGAATTATTTTAGACCGTGCCTTGCTGGAAAGATCGGGAAGAAGTGAATGGGTTGCAGCGGCAAAATTAATTCAGGAAAAATTAACTCCTGAAGTAATAGAAGATGCCTTTAATTCAATTCCCGAGGCGGTAAGAGACACAGAACTGCAAACCATCAAAGAAAAATTAGTAGCACGAAAAGAAAAACTAGCAGACATAGCCGACCGGTATTATTCTTTATTGGCGAATCTGCAAACTGTTGTCGGGACAGATATGGACGATTATATCGAAATTACCCGTCTAGCAGACGGCAATACCAGTGTTAGAACTTTTAGTCTCGCCGAAGGAAGCAAAGGAACATTATTGACACAGCGTACATATAATCATTCCGAGACACGTGAATTATGGATTTACGGCCTGGCAGGCAACGATGTTATTGAAGTGAATGGCACGGACGACGATCTTATCTATGTGCGTGTAATTGGCGGACAAGGAAACGATATTTTTAAGATAAATGAAGGAAGAAGGGTGAAAGTCTACGATTACGAGAGCAAACCCAGTACGGTTGAAATAAACAACAAAGGAAGTCTAATATTTAGCGATTTATACGAGTTAAACACCTACGACTACAGAAAGCAAATAGACGACGACAAGCGAGTGGGACCCGCCTTTGGGTACAATCCGGATGACGGATTTCGTCTTGGAGTACAACTCATTTATACTATTAACAGCTTTAAAAGAAATCCCTTTTCAAAACGGCACGCATTAACCGCAGGTTATTATTTTGATACTTCTAGTTTCGATTTGGACTATTCGGGAGAATTTGCCAACTCTATAGGCGATTTAAACTTAAGCATTGGTGCACGCATTACCAGCCCTAATTATGTGGTGAATTATTTCGGCTACGGAAATGAAACCGGAAACCCTCAAAATGAATTGGGCTACGAATACAATCGCTTGGGATTACAAACCATTTCAGCAAATATTGGCCTACTCCGAAACTCAAGTTTTGGTAGTTTCTTTAAAGTACAAACCAAATTCGACGCTATCACCGTTAACAGTTCTCAAAACAACCTGTTCCAAGATTTCGGAAAGGTAATCATAGACGAAACTAACTATTTTGGAACGCTGGAAGGTGTTTATAGCTATCGCAGTTTTGACAATCCGCTTAGTCCATCTCGAGGAATGATATTCGACTTGAAACTTGGAGTAACAGATAACCTTTCAGATTTTAGTCGGGTGTTTGGCTATTTAAAATCCAATATCTCCTTTTACAACGCCTTGATTAAAAATGAGAAGCTTGTTCTTAAAACTACTGTAAATTCGGCCTTTAACTTTGGGAACTCCTTCGAGTTTTATCAAAGTGTTCATGCAGGGGCCAATACAGGTTTACGGGGTTATAGGGAAAGACGCTTTTCGGGAAAATCGGCGTTGGTTGGTAGTGCCGACATACGATATGCATTTGATGAGTTTCGAATTGAACTGTTTCCAATACAAATTGGGCTTTATGCGGGAGCGGATTTAGGTAAAGTTTGGGTTCCAAATCAAGATTCCGAAAAATGGCATAATTCTTTTGGCGGCGGATTGTGGATGAATGGTCAGGGTGGTCTGGGAGGTACTTTTAGCGCTTTCAACTCAATTGAAGGAATGCGTTATTCCTTCGGACTGGGCTTTACTTTTTAA
- a CDS encoding phosphoesterase translates to MMIRYFFCVIVLVFTLVSCATRNIQLASTSGTEEGPAPNLNSERFYLLGNTHGNTRVLKAMETMIVEDSTKNKHLILLGDNVKAKDEKILKQQLDKSIEVVKSTKTTPYFISGNYEWAFDGIKGLETIENHLEENMKEDDFMIPKNGCPLESVEISKEIQLIILDSQWYLEDWDKHPKINDKCEIKTRKLFLLELEGELKKYANKTVLLAMHHPMYTNGPHGGRFGLREHIFPVPGIGSLVAEIRSQGAISVQDRFNSRYNELMQELQLLIENDENRIVLISAHEKSLQYIENGQIKQIISGGGSKIGIASIGADGQFSYGKNGFSVVDANKDGSVWVTFYGMDASNTTRSLFRKEIYKPIVKPVLDSLPDSFPETMQASVYEIDKVEKSDFFKSFWGNHYRDVYGTKVTAKTANLNTLYGGLEVVRPGGGHQTKSLRLISKDGKEYNMRALKKSAVQFLETTSFKGTDGEKYLSNTIPEDFILDFYTAAHPYAAFAIPKISRAANVLYTTPELYYVPRQKALGKYNEEYGDQLYMIVEKPTEEFKNLRNFGYPDDIESTDDMLLALRKDEDFIMDEEAYIRARVFDMLIGDWDRHSDQWRWAAFENDNGKKVFVPIPRDRDQVFANFDGSFLNIMKNIVGAVNQFGVYGEDIYDVKWFNKAGMKLDRALIKRSDKTVWLEQALFLQRAIDQNILDEAFAMLPREVQDTTITEIKSHFLKRKDNLVDIVERYYNSLMEFQMLTGTDKDDFFEIIRLPEGKTQIKAFRIKDGEKADVLFDRIFDGKLTKEIWLYGLDDKDFFEVSGEPDKAILIRIIGGQDKDTYTITEGKRIKVYDRRSKNNDITERGGAHFRFTNFYEANLYDYQKTKTKGGSFLFKTGYNPDVGTGLSVGYTKTVNRFIENPYGTKTEVLLNYTFLSQGLDLRFSKAYAAVILDYNLVGTGRYTSKNYTQNFFGFGNETINKEDSRTLDYNKVNMEMYNGGIGVERTSDYGSFFQLKFDVETIEIVRNGANLISEIQPSVFGERSYFGIPNATYRYKNYDDTNFPTKGMLFSTTVGAIDTFNSSSLTGFAKATLRFYNSVLFNNRLILKTEANTMLTTGDQPGFYHSPQLGAETGLRGYRNERFTGKHSLAGSADLIYNFRKLKTFIFPLEVSVFGGYDLGRVWIENDTSEIWHNSYGGGFIIQWTQMLQGNFSTFKSEEDTRIAFGLQVKL, encoded by the coding sequence ATGATGATAAGATACTTTTTTTGTGTGATTGTTTTGGTTTTCACGCTGGTTTCATGCGCCACCCGAAACATTCAGTTGGCCAGTACTTCCGGAACAGAAGAAGGACCGGCACCTAATTTAAATAGCGAAAGATTTTACCTTTTGGGGAATACGCATGGTAATACGAGAGTATTAAAAGCAATGGAAACCATGATCGTTGAAGATTCCACTAAAAATAAACATCTCATCTTGTTGGGTGATAATGTGAAAGCCAAAGATGAAAAAATACTTAAACAGCAGTTGGACAAGTCCATTGAAGTTGTAAAATCCACAAAGACAACCCCTTATTTCATTTCCGGAAATTATGAATGGGCGTTCGATGGAATCAAAGGGCTTGAAACTATCGAAAACCATCTGGAAGAAAACATGAAGGAGGATGATTTTATGATCCCCAAAAATGGGTGTCCTCTGGAGAGTGTCGAAATTAGTAAAGAGATTCAACTTATCATTTTAGATAGTCAGTGGTATTTGGAAGATTGGGATAAGCACCCCAAAATAAACGATAAATGCGAAATTAAAACCCGCAAGCTCTTTCTGCTTGAACTGGAGGGGGAACTTAAAAAATACGCTAACAAAACGGTGCTTTTAGCGATGCATCACCCCATGTATACCAATGGTCCGCACGGTGGCAGATTTGGCTTGAGAGAACATATTTTTCCTGTCCCCGGCATAGGCTCTTTGGTTGCTGAAATTCGTTCTCAGGGCGCTATAAGTGTTCAGGATAGATTTAACAGTCGGTATAATGAGCTTATGCAGGAGCTTCAGTTGCTTATTGAAAACGATGAAAACCGGATTGTACTTATTTCGGCACACGAAAAAAGTCTTCAATACATAGAAAACGGCCAAATAAAACAAATCATTTCGGGAGGTGGCTCTAAAATTGGGATAGCTTCTATAGGAGCCGATGGACAATTTTCATACGGGAAAAACGGTTTTAGCGTGGTTGATGCAAATAAGGATGGCAGTGTCTGGGTTACTTTCTACGGAATGGACGCATCCAATACAACACGCTCTCTTTTCAGAAAAGAAATCTACAAACCCATTGTTAAACCTGTACTTGATAGCTTACCGGATTCATTTCCAGAAACCATGCAGGCATCGGTGTATGAAATCGATAAGGTTGAAAAATCGGATTTCTTCAAATCTTTTTGGGGTAATCATTACCGGGACGTCTACGGAACAAAGGTTACGGCAAAGACTGCAAATCTGAATACTCTGTACGGAGGATTAGAGGTTGTGAGACCCGGAGGCGGACATCAAACAAAATCCTTGCGATTAATAAGCAAAGACGGTAAAGAATACAATATGCGAGCACTTAAAAAAAGTGCAGTGCAATTCTTAGAGACAACCTCTTTTAAAGGAACAGATGGAGAAAAATACCTGAGCAATACCATCCCCGAAGATTTTATATTAGATTTCTATACGGCAGCACATCCTTATGCGGCATTTGCGATACCAAAAATATCCCGCGCTGCGAATGTACTGTACACCACCCCCGAATTGTACTACGTCCCGAGGCAAAAGGCACTGGGAAAATACAACGAGGAGTATGGTGACCAATTGTATATGATTGTTGAAAAGCCCACCGAAGAGTTTAAAAATCTAAGGAATTTCGGTTACCCCGATGATATTGAAAGTACAGACGATATGTTGCTTGCCCTCCGTAAGGATGAGGACTTTATTATGGATGAAGAAGCCTACATAAGAGCCAGAGTTTTTGATATGCTAATTGGTGACTGGGACAGACACAGCGATCAATGGCGTTGGGCTGCATTTGAAAATGACAACGGAAAGAAGGTATTTGTTCCAATTCCCAGAGACCGCGATCAGGTGTTTGCAAATTTTGATGGCTCTTTCCTAAATATTATGAAAAATATAGTAGGAGCAGTGAATCAATTTGGTGTGTACGGTGAGGATATCTATGACGTAAAATGGTTTAATAAGGCAGGAATGAAACTCGATAGAGCGCTTATAAAGCGAAGTGATAAAACTGTTTGGCTGGAGCAAGCCCTATTTTTACAACGAGCCATCGACCAAAATATCCTCGATGAGGCCTTTGCTATGCTTCCTAGAGAAGTTCAGGACACAACGATTACCGAAATAAAAAGTCATTTTTTAAAGCGGAAGGACAATCTGGTGGACATTGTGGAACGGTATTACAATTCGTTGATGGAGTTTCAAATGCTTACGGGTACCGACAAGGACGATTTCTTTGAAATTATCCGCTTACCGGAAGGGAAAACACAAATAAAGGCGTTTCGAATTAAAGATGGAGAAAAAGCAGATGTATTATTCGATCGAATATTTGACGGAAAGCTCACCAAAGAAATATGGTTGTACGGCTTGGACGACAAGGATTTCTTCGAGGTTTCAGGAGAACCGGATAAAGCGATTTTAATTCGAATTATTGGCGGACAGGATAAAGACACTTATACCATTACGGAGGGTAAAAGGATAAAAGTGTACGACCGTCGCTCAAAGAATAACGATATTACCGAAAGGGGAGGAGCTCATTTCAGATTTACAAACTTTTATGAAGCCAATCTGTACGATTATCAAAAAACTAAAACAAAAGGAGGAAGCTTCCTATTCAAAACAGGATACAATCCCGATGTGGGAACAGGATTGTCTGTTGGTTATACTAAGACCGTCAATAGATTTATAGAAAACCCGTACGGCACCAAAACCGAAGTGCTTTTAAATTATACCTTTTTATCTCAGGGATTGGATTTAAGATTTTCAAAAGCCTACGCCGCAGTTATTTTAGACTATAATTTGGTGGGAACAGGTCGCTATACTTCCAAAAACTACACTCAAAATTTCTTTGGCTTCGGAAATGAAACGATAAACAAAGAAGACTCGCGTACTTTAGACTACAATAAGGTTAATATGGAAATGTACAACGGGGGTATTGGTGTTGAAAGAACATCGGACTATGGCAGCTTTTTTCAGCTGAAGTTTGATGTAGAAACTATTGAAATAGTGCGTAATGGAGCTAATCTAATTAGCGAAATACAACCTTCGGTGTTTGGTGAACGCAGCTATTTTGGAATTCCAAATGCAACCTATCGCTATAAAAATTATGACGACACAAATTTTCCCACCAAAGGAATGCTTTTTAGCACTACTGTGGGCGCAATTGACACGTTCAATTCTTCATCTCTAACGGGTTTTGCAAAAGCAACTCTGCGGTTTTACAATAGCGTGCTATTCAACAATCGATTAATTTTAAAGACCGAAGCGAATACCATGTTGACCACTGGCGATCAGCCAGGATTTTATCACAGTCCGCAGCTGGGAGCCGAAACAGGTTTAAGGGGTTATAGAAACGAACGCTTTACCGGGAAACATAGTCTGGCCGGAAGCGCAGATCTGATCTATAATTTCAGGAAACTGAAAACCTTTATTTTTCCCTTAGAAGTGAGTGTGTTTGGGGGTTACGATTTGGGCCGGGTGTGGATAGAAAACGACACCTCCGAAATTTGGCACAATTCCTATGGAGGTGGTTTTATAATACAATGGACGCAGATGCTTCAGGGGAACTTCAGCACTTTTAAAAGCGAAGAAGACACTCGCATTGCGTTCGGACTTCAAGTTAAGCTTTAA
- a CDS encoding Pycsar system effector family protein: MSDIIKATDNFILTLFKEKLPHTFVYHNYTHTKRVFKSINEIIKDASNVSEKEAQILQLAALLHDSGYTVTREGHEEEGVKIAREFLESQKVDKEIVDGVEKCIMATKFKGTPNNKLEEIIRDADASHFGKDYFEEASEFLRQEYQLQNIHNYSARDWRNENINVLIEQHQYYSDYALKNWQPVKEKNLAKLMKGKKKDRKKLKTEQLKAQYKADAKNSSPERGIQTFYRVALRNHIKLSDIADTKANILLSVNAIIISLVLANLLSKLDTNPFLIIPSAVFVVSSTVTMILAVIATRPNVTRGEFTKEDVENKSVNLTFFGNFHKMELSQFQWAITELLKDRDYVYSSLTKDLYFLGKVLDRKYRILRLTYTIFVIGIIVSIIAFAISFGMTEQTIEEVTKTIADPTA; the protein is encoded by the coding sequence ATGAGCGATATTATAAAAGCAACCGATAATTTTATACTTACCCTATTTAAAGAGAAGCTTCCCCACACATTTGTTTACCATAATTACACACATACAAAACGTGTTTTTAAGAGTATCAATGAAATTATAAAAGATGCTTCCAACGTTTCAGAAAAAGAAGCCCAAATTTTACAACTTGCGGCACTTTTGCACGATTCCGGATATACTGTCACACGTGAAGGTCATGAAGAAGAGGGTGTAAAAATTGCTCGTGAGTTTTTGGAGTCTCAGAAAGTAGATAAAGAGATTGTGGATGGTGTTGAGAAATGTATTATGGCTACCAAGTTTAAAGGTACCCCTAATAATAAATTAGAGGAAATAATAAGAGATGCCGATGCTTCACATTTCGGCAAGGATTATTTTGAAGAAGCCAGCGAGTTTTTGCGTCAAGAATACCAATTACAGAATATTCATAATTATTCGGCCAGGGATTGGAGAAACGAAAACATTAATGTGCTTATAGAACAACACCAGTATTACAGTGATTACGCTTTAAAGAATTGGCAACCGGTTAAGGAAAAGAATCTTGCAAAGCTTATGAAAGGCAAGAAAAAGGATAGGAAAAAGCTAAAAACCGAACAGCTAAAGGCACAATATAAAGCAGATGCCAAAAACAGCAGCCCCGAACGCGGTATTCAAACTTTTTACCGTGTAGCCCTTAGAAATCATATAAAACTAAGTGATATTGCCGATACAAAGGCTAATATTTTGCTTTCGGTGAATGCCATTATCATCTCCTTGGTACTTGCCAACCTATTATCGAAATTGGATACCAACCCGTTTTTAATAATTCCTTCTGCGGTTTTTGTAGTTTCGAGTACGGTAACTATGATATTGGCAGTTATTGCTACACGCCCTAATGTTACCAGAGGAGAGTTTACAAAGGAAGATGTAGAAAACAAGAGTGTGAATCTTACTTTCTTCGGGAACTTTCACAAAATGGAACTTTCCCAATTTCAATGGGCTATTACCGAATTGTTAAAAGACAGAGATTATGTGTATTCTTCGTTGACGAAAGATCTTTACTTTTTAGGGAAGGTGTTGGATAGAAAATACAGAATTCTACGTTTAACCTATACCATATTTGTAATTGGGATCATTGTTTCAATTATTGCATTCGCTATTTCATTTGGAATGACCGAGCAAACGATTGAAGAGGTAACTAAAACAATAGCCGACCCAACTGCTTAG
- a CDS encoding GAF domain-containing protein, which produces MKIEQGDFPLLIKISFSKLFEKYEVNLSSKNELVKQRANRVLDIAKKNPKLSEGFLNEKELLKHQAEIDLVLEDLFSIVLQENEIKVATIPYQYFVFKSTNRFKKITAEAGFDFKLEFSDFDEEQAYIMGCSIILNAYYGYRVDFRRPFYYNIPDAQGIVRHYKILYNADFVEIEKTSRAKEITPEDLSELLENFNNINVWREKFPPESWIFKGFVIANMYDATTDVALSNFKANLLKEDEKDEHFVNDFQAIIRAIFNLPDLNVGYTLFNDEESTLEQVPQLFQAKSYILNGKAVEMSNGALCNRSYNYLFKKHEFYCITDIAKYHKLYPTNVLYKSLFEQGIESAIISSIVADGKVMGIIEIVSPNPNDLNTINANKLHDIMPFLVDSVKRSKEKAENEIELLIQSECTSIHPSVHWKFKKEAERVLRAQQNGQTLAFREIVFQDVYPLYGQIDINGSSDARNLATQKDLMLQLKHVQKIIRRIYKLEPLPIYEQIDFRIKNYLKEVDDHLQVDSERSVLDFLRKDILPVYAHLKTKNKKLEALVDEYYELVDDTKGFIYKHRKDYDESVMLINRRMASILDSKQADAQWMYPHYFERFKTDGVEHNLYIGESITKNNTFNKVYLYNLRLWQLQVMCEMENSFYKLKEQLPIPLDVSSMILAFSSSLSLRFRMDEKRFDVDGTYNARYEVIKKRVDKAFVKGTEERITQPGKITIVYSQKEDEKEYMKYIGFLQSKRQLVDDAEIVKVEDLQGVTGLKAIRVSVLYTKEKDDAKEYYTYDDLLKQISS; this is translated from the coding sequence ATGAAAATTGAACAGGGAGATTTTCCATTACTGATTAAAATAAGTTTTTCGAAATTATTTGAAAAATACGAAGTGAATCTTTCTTCCAAAAATGAATTGGTGAAGCAAAGAGCTAATCGTGTTTTGGACATTGCTAAAAAGAATCCGAAGCTTTCAGAAGGCTTTTTAAACGAAAAAGAGTTGCTTAAGCATCAAGCTGAAATAGATTTGGTTCTGGAAGACCTGTTTTCAATTGTTTTACAAGAAAATGAAATTAAAGTAGCAACCATTCCTTATCAGTATTTTGTTTTTAAATCTACTAATCGTTTTAAAAAGATAACAGCCGAAGCAGGATTTGATTTTAAGTTAGAGTTTTCAGATTTCGATGAAGAGCAGGCCTATATCATGGGATGTAGTATAATTTTAAATGCCTATTACGGATATCGGGTAGATTTCAGAAGACCGTTTTATTACAACATTCCCGATGCCCAAGGAATTGTTAGACATTATAAAATTTTATACAACGCCGATTTTGTTGAAATTGAAAAGACCTCGAGGGCTAAGGAAATTACCCCTGAAGACCTATCGGAGTTGTTGGAAAACTTCAATAATATAAACGTTTGGAGAGAGAAATTTCCACCCGAAAGTTGGATATTTAAAGGGTTTGTAATAGCAAATATGTATGATGCCACCACCGATGTCGCGCTGTCCAATTTTAAAGCCAACCTTTTAAAAGAGGACGAAAAGGATGAACATTTTGTAAACGACTTTCAGGCTATTATTAGGGCTATTTTTAATTTACCCGACTTAAATGTAGGCTACACACTGTTTAACGATGAAGAATCAACTTTAGAGCAAGTACCACAACTTTTTCAAGCAAAAAGCTACATTTTAAACGGAAAGGCCGTTGAGATGAGCAACGGGGCTTTGTGCAATCGTTCCTATAATTATTTATTCAAAAAGCATGAATTTTATTGCATTACCGATATAGCAAAATACCACAAACTGTACCCTACAAATGTATTGTATAAATCGCTGTTCGAGCAGGGTATAGAGAGTGCTATCATAAGTTCAATAGTGGCCGATGGCAAAGTGATGGGGATAATTGAAATTGTATCTCCCAATCCTAATGATTTAAATACCATTAATGCAAATAAGTTGCACGATATCATGCCATTTTTAGTGGATTCGGTAAAACGCTCCAAAGAAAAAGCAGAAAATGAAATTGAATTATTAATTCAGAGCGAGTGCACCTCTATTCACCCCAGTGTGCATTGGAAATTTAAGAAAGAAGCCGAGCGGGTGCTACGAGCACAACAGAACGGTCAGACGCTGGCATTTAGAGAAATAGTCTTTCAGGATGTATATCCTTTATATGGTCAAATAGATATAAACGGTTCTTCGGATGCCAGAAATTTGGCTACTCAAAAAGATTTAATGCTACAATTGAAGCATGTACAGAAAATAATACGCCGTATCTATAAATTGGAACCCCTTCCAATCTATGAGCAAATAGATTTCAGAATTAAAAATTATTTAAAAGAAGTGGACGATCATCTGCAGGTAGACAGCGAACGCTCAGTCCTAGATTTTTTACGAAAAGACATCCTGCCTGTATACGCGCACCTAAAGACAAAAAATAAAAAGTTGGAAGCTTTGGTAGATGAGTATTACGAATTAGTAGACGATACCAAAGGATTTATATACAAACACCGTAAAGACTATGACGAATCGGTGATGTTGATTAACCGGCGAATGGCTTCAATATTAGATAGCAAACAAGCTGATGCTCAGTGGATGTATCCTCATTATTTTGAGCGTTTTAAAACCGATGGTGTAGAACATAATTTATATATCGGAGAGTCGATTACCAAGAATAATACCTTCAACAAAGTGTATTTGTACAACCTCAGGTTATGGCAACTACAGGTAATGTGTGAAATGGAGAATAGTTTTTACAAGCTGAAAGAACAACTCCCAATCCCTTTAGACGTATCATCAATGATTTTGGCTTTTAGCTCGTCATTGTCATTGCGATTTAGGATGGATGAAAAGCGTTTTGATGTTGACGGCACCTATAACGCACGTTATGAGGTTATTAAAAAACGAGTTGACAAGGCCTTCGTAAAAGGAACCGAAGAGCGTATTACCCAACCTGGGAAAATTACAATCGTGTACTCGCAAAAAGAAGATGAGAAGGAATACATGAAATATATTGGTTTCTTACAATCGAAAAGACAATTGGTAGACGATGCCGAAATAGTTAAGGTCGAAGATCTCCAAGGCGTAACAGGTCTTAAAGCCATACGAGTTAGCGTCTTGTACACCAAAGAGAAAGACGACGCTAAGGAATATTACACCTACGATGATTTATTGAAACAGATTAGCTCCTAA